A single Musa acuminata AAA Group cultivar baxijiao chromosome BXJ2-1, Cavendish_Baxijiao_AAA, whole genome shotgun sequence DNA region contains:
- the LOC103997744 gene encoding F-box/kelch-repeat protein SKIP25-like, which translates to MADAACKRHKLSSSSVVQEEEEEQPLLPGLPDHVAHRCLSRLPPRLLFAVCRQWRRLVYSPCFPPFLSLYAVVCPSDDGGASADDDPIGFYTFDPLSAKWSPLPSPPPHTPLRSLLLRHPSFIARSLPVQSVAAGGHLVVLAATDHRLLPAFPRPLVFHPSSRSWRLGPPLRAPRRWCAAGSAGGVVVIASGVGTGYNTEVARSAERWDPAAPGAVWDRVAPVRNGRFSREAVEAVASEGKLCMVNVRGRAAKEGAVYDVRSDRWQEMPAGMLEGWTGPAAAVEEGGPIYVVDEERGALKAYDWGAERWVVLAESERLIRAEQVAAGGGRACVVCHGGAAVVVVDVKSRPGRMWTVEPPTGKRVVAVHVLPRMCHGAVDGSAETT; encoded by the coding sequence ATGGCCGACGCGGCCTGCAAGCGCCACAAGCTTTCTTCATCCAGCGTCGtgcaagaagaggaagaggagcagcCGCTGCTGCCTGGGTTGCCCGACCACGTGGCTCACCGCTGCCTCTCTCGTCTCCCACCTCGGCTCCTTTTCGCCGTCTGCCGACAGTGGCGCCGCCTTGTGTACTCCCCTTGTTTCCCGCCCTTCCTGTCACTCTATGCCGTGGTCTGCCCCTCGGACGACGGCGGCGCGTCCGCGGACGACGACCCCATCGGATTCTACACCTTCGACCCACTCTCTGCCAAGTGGAGCCCGCTCCCGTCCCCGCCGCCGCACACGCCACTGCGGAGCTTGCTCCTGCGGCATCCATCCTTCATCGCCCGAAGCCTCCCGGTGCAGTCCGTCGCAGCCGGCGGGCACCTCGTAGTCCTCGCGGCCACCGACCATCGCCTTCTCCCGGCCTTCCCCCGGCCGCTGGTCTTCCACCCGTCCTCCCGAAGCTGGCGCCTCGGACCGCCCCTCCGTGCCCCGCGTCGCTGGTGCGCCGCCGGGTCGGCGGGCGGGGTGGTCGTCATTGCCTCCGGCGTCGGCACGGGCTACAACACCGAGGTGGCCCGCTCCGCCGAGAGATGGGACCCGGCCGCCCCTGGCGCCGTCTGGGATCGGGTGGCTCCGGTCCGGAACGGGCGGTTCAGCCGGGAGGCAGTGGAAGCGGTGGCCTCGGAAGGAAAGCTCTGCATGGTCAACGTCCGGGGACGCGCCGCGAAGGAGGGGGCAGTGTACGACGTCCGGTCGGATCGGTGGCAGGAGATGCCGGCGGGGATGCTCGAGGGATGGACCGGGCCAGCAGCCGCGGTGGAGGAGGGCGGCCCGATCTACGTGGTGGACGAGGAGCGCGGCGCCCTCAAGGCCTACGACTGGGGGGCGGAGCGGTGGGTGGTGCTGGCCGAGTCGGAGCGGCTGATCAGGGCGGAGCAGGTGGCGGCCGGAGGGGGGAGGGCGTGCGTGGTGTGCCACGGCGGGGCCGCCGTGGTGGTGGTGGACGTGAAGTCGAGGCCGGGGAGGATGTGGACGGTGGAGCCCCCGACGGGGAAGCGGGTGGTGGCCGTCCACGTACTCCCCAGGATGTGCCACGGTGCAGTCGACGGTTCCGCAGAGACAACGTAA